In Micromonospora sp. NBC_01813, the following are encoded in one genomic region:
- the galE gene encoding UDP-glucose 4-epimerase GalE translates to MKVLIAGGAGFIGSTIASACLDDGVTPVLLDNLSTGRIEFTRDRLFYHGDIADGALIDRIFADHPDIDAVVHAAALIVVPESVAEPLRYYRENVAKSIDFIEHVLRNGARRYLFSSSAAIYRPGEDFSVDESSPLEPTSPYAWTKAMMEQMLADCAVATPLRALSLRYFNPIGADPRLRTGLQIRQPTHVLGRLITAAETGAEFTITGVDWPTRDGSGIRDYIHVWDLARAHVQALRRFDQILPPDTDRRYEVLNLGTGDGTTVREFVEAFRSVSDQPLRVRETGPRPGDAAGSYTRSVRARQLLDWKPELSIADGIGHSLAWSARRDEVLES, encoded by the coding sequence GTGAAGGTTCTGATCGCCGGGGGCGCGGGTTTCATCGGTAGCACGATCGCTTCCGCCTGCCTCGACGACGGCGTGACGCCGGTGCTGCTGGACAATCTCAGCACCGGACGGATCGAGTTCACCCGCGACCGCCTGTTCTACCACGGCGACATCGCCGACGGCGCGCTGATCGACCGGATCTTCGCCGACCACCCGGACATCGACGCCGTCGTACACGCCGCCGCCCTCATCGTGGTGCCCGAGTCGGTCGCCGAGCCGCTGCGCTACTACCGCGAGAACGTCGCCAAGTCGATCGACTTCATCGAGCACGTGCTCCGCAACGGAGCCCGGCGGTACCTGTTCAGCTCGTCGGCGGCCATCTACCGCCCGGGCGAGGACTTCTCCGTCGACGAGTCGTCACCACTCGAGCCGACCAGCCCGTACGCGTGGACCAAGGCGATGATGGAGCAGATGCTCGCCGACTGCGCCGTCGCGACGCCGCTGCGCGCCCTGTCGCTGCGCTACTTCAACCCGATCGGCGCCGACCCGCGACTGCGTACCGGACTGCAGATCCGCCAGCCGACCCACGTGCTCGGCAGGCTGATCACCGCCGCCGAGACCGGCGCCGAGTTCACCATCACCGGCGTCGACTGGCCGACCCGCGACGGCTCCGGGATCCGCGACTACATCCACGTCTGGGATCTGGCCCGGGCCCACGTGCAGGCGCTGCGCCGATTCGACCAGATCCTGCCGCCGGACACCGACCGGCGCTACGAGGTGCTCAACCTCGGCACCGGCGACGGAACGACGGTGCGCGAGTTCGTCGAGGCGTTCCGGTCCGTCTCGGATCAGCCGCTGCGGGTACGCGAAACCGGGCCCCGCCCCGGCGACGCGGCCGGCTCCTACACCCGCAGCGTCCGGGCCCGCCAACTGCTGGACTGGAAGCCGGAGCTGTCCATCGCCGACGGTATCGGCCACTCGCTGGCCTGGTCCGCCCGGCGTGACGAGGTGCTCGAGAGCTGA
- a CDS encoding HRDC domain-containing protein, whose protein sequence is MASAPASDVVGPSPSPGGPVPLTAPRDGTPEPVADVDALADVVARFAAGTGPVAVDAERASGYRYSQRAYLVQLRRSGAGTALIDPLPLPDLSTLDTALADTEWVLHAASQDLPCLADLGLRPRRLFDTELAARLAGFERVGLAALTESLLGFSLEKHHSAADWSTRPLPDSWLTYAALDVEMLVDLRDVLAVELERQGKQQWAAEEFAALVNWGSQPPRARPEPWRRTSGIHRVRGARAQARVRAIWYARDEVAARRDSAPGRVLPDSAIVAAAELDPRDERALLALPGFNGRSVRRLARIWLDALAAARALPDGELPVAPTVDGPPPPHRWAERDPAAAARLARCREVVIRTAAAAVLPPENLIAPDSIRRLAWAPPDELTEESVAATLRGFGARAWQVSLIVAELTGALAGPPD, encoded by the coding sequence CTGGCGTCCGCGCCGGCGTCCGATGTCGTGGGGCCCTCCCCTTCGCCCGGCGGGCCCGTTCCGCTGACCGCCCCCCGCGACGGCACCCCGGAACCGGTGGCCGACGTCGACGCTCTCGCCGACGTGGTGGCCCGGTTCGCCGCCGGCACCGGGCCGGTCGCCGTCGACGCCGAACGAGCTTCCGGATACCGCTACAGCCAGCGCGCGTATCTGGTCCAGCTACGCCGATCCGGGGCCGGAACCGCGCTGATCGACCCGCTGCCGTTGCCGGATCTGAGCACACTCGACACAGCGCTCGCCGACACCGAATGGGTGTTGCACGCGGCCAGCCAGGATCTTCCCTGCCTGGCGGACCTCGGTCTGCGTCCACGCCGGCTGTTCGACACCGAGCTGGCGGCCCGGCTGGCCGGCTTCGAACGCGTCGGGCTGGCCGCGCTCACCGAGTCGCTCCTCGGATTCTCGCTGGAGAAGCATCATTCCGCCGCCGACTGGTCGACCCGTCCACTGCCGGACTCGTGGCTCACCTACGCGGCGTTGGACGTGGAGATGCTGGTCGATCTGCGGGACGTGCTCGCGGTGGAGTTGGAGCGCCAAGGCAAGCAGCAGTGGGCGGCGGAGGAGTTCGCCGCCCTCGTCAACTGGGGCAGCCAGCCACCGCGGGCGCGCCCCGAGCCGTGGCGGCGGACCTCCGGCATCCACCGGGTACGCGGGGCGCGGGCGCAGGCCCGGGTTCGGGCGATCTGGTACGCCCGCGACGAGGTCGCGGCCCGGCGGGATTCGGCACCCGGCCGGGTGCTGCCGGACTCGGCGATCGTCGCGGCCGCCGAGCTGGATCCGCGCGACGAGCGGGCGCTGCTGGCGTTACCGGGGTTCAACGGCCGGTCGGTGCGTCGGCTGGCCCGGATCTGGCTGGACGCGTTGGCTGCCGCCCGGGCCCTGCCCGACGGCGAGTTGCCGGTGGCGCCGACGGTCGACGGTCCGCCGCCGCCGCACCGGTGGGCGGAGCGCGATCCGGCCGCGGCGGCCCGGCTGGCCCGCTGCCGGGAGGTCGTCATCCGCACCGCCGCAGCGGCGGTGCTGCCACCGGAGAACCTGATCGCACCGGATTCGATCCGTCGGTTGGCCTGGGCTCCGCCGGACGAGTTGACCGAGGAGTCGGTGGCGGCGACGTTGCGCGGCTTCGGTGCCCGCGCCTGGCAGGTGTCGCTGATCGTCGCCGAGCTGACCGGCGCGCTGGCGGGTCCACCGGACTGA